CAACATCCCCAAAGTTCCAGGTTCCCTCAACCTCTTTAAGAATGATTACTGCTGCGGCAACATCCCATGGCTTTAATCGCCGTGAAATGTAAGCCTGTTGGCGCCCTGCAGCAACACCCACAATTTCTAAAGCAGCCGATCCAAGATAACGTTGAACCATAATATGCTCATCCAAATCTTCTTTGAATGTTTTAAAGGTGCGATTATCTGCATTAATAATTGCGTCTTTAAGTGCAATTGTCTTATCAAGGGGTTGTAAACGCTTGTTATTTACCCAAGCACCCGACCCACTAACACCGCAATACATCTCATCAGCCATCACATCATAAACGATACCAAAAACGGGTAATCCTTTTTCATAGTAGCCTACTGAGATTGCAAAGTTGCGACCTTGGAAGATGAAATTTGTTGTCCCATCAATGGGATCAATAATCCATACATCATCCAATCCTTCTGTTGCGATTGTCTTTTCCTCAGTGATAAAGTCTTGATTATGATACTGTGCATTAATGCCTTGAATGAGAAACTGCTCTGTTTGTTTATCCACATTGGTCACAAAATCATGAGGGTTAGACTTCGTATCAATATCAAGTGCTTCATGCATCATAACTTTAACGCGCTCACCAGCTTCACGAATGAGTGTTTGTGCAAATGTCACCTTACTCATAAACATGCCACCAAACTGTCTCTAACTTTAGGATTGCTTGCAGCGATTACAACGTGTGCATCATTGGTCATTGCGAGTGTATCAATCTGCCCTCCCAAATAGAACGTACCACCCACACACTCAAGGAGTACAACTGCGGCAGCAATATCCCATGCTTTGATTTTAGAGAATACATAGGCTTGAAAATTCCCAGCTGCGACTTCACAGATTTCAATCGCACCCGACCCTAAGAATCGGTGGGTGATAAATTTGGGTTTCATTTCAGCTGGGGTTAAACGAAAGAGATCGGGACGATAGACATCACCCGTTAATAC
The window above is part of the Erysipelothrix sp. HDW6C genome. Proteins encoded here:
- a CDS encoding inositol monophosphatase family protein, whose translation is MSKVTFAQTLIREAGERVKVMMHEALDIDTKSNPHDFVTNVDKQTEQFLIQGINAQYHNQDFITEEKTIATEGLDDVWIIDPIDGTTNFIFQGRNFAISVGYYEKGLPVFGIVYDVMADEMYCGVSGSGAWVNNKRLQPLDKTIALKDAIINADNRTFKTFKEDLDEHIMVQRYLGSAALEIVGVAAGRQQAYISRRLKPWDVAAAVIILKEVEGTWNFGDVEDGIFFADEHGYFMGTSNPIIKQSLLLLQ